One Solanum lycopersicum chromosome 4, SLM_r2.1 DNA window includes the following coding sequences:
- the LOC101256872 gene encoding deoxyuridine 5'-triphosphate nucleotidohydrolase, translating into MAEEKKFTNFAVQNGSVDICEVIKSYIPFLNVRRLSENATLPKRMFPHSAAYDLFSAREVMVPARGKAKVATDLSIDLPPGTYGRVAARSSLSWHRSIDVGGGVVDLDKNPVFVILFNHSDVDFEVKVGDNIAQLVIELHAIPEIVEVYQ; encoded by the exons ATGGCAGAGGAAAAGAAGTTCACAAATTTTGCAGTCCAAAATGGATCAGTTGATATTTGTGAAGTCATAAAGAGTTATATACCGTTCTTGAATGTGAGAAGATTATCAGAAAATGCCACTTTGCCCAAAAGAATGTTCCCTCATTCAGCAGCTTATGATCTTTTCAG TGCAAGGGAGGTTATGGTGCCAGCACGAGGCAAGGCAAAAGTTGCCACTGACTTAAGCATAGACTTACCTCCAGGAACCTATGGTCGTGTCG CTGCAAGATCAAGTTTGTCTTGGCATCGTTCCATTGATGTTGGAGGTGGTGTGGTTGATTTAGACAAAAATCCTGTTTTCGTGATACTGTTCAACCATTCTGATGTTGATTTCGAGGTGAAAGTTGGCGATAACATAGCACAGCTAGTCATTGAGCTCCATGCTATACCTGAGATTGTTGAGGTTTATCAATAA
- the LOC101257166 gene encoding glucan endo-1,3-beta-glucosidase 7, producing MLCFCTLYFEKLSLFILLLHQLFFSIKLTSMANLLHNSSFFLLLCLLHFVLVAKSQSFIGINYGQVADNLPAPEATAKLLQSTSIQKVRLYGSDPAIIKALANTGIGIMIGVANGDIPAMASDPNFAKGWLSSNVLPFYPASEIIVINVGNEVMSSNDQNLMTNLLPAMQNLQKALNDVSIGGKIKVSTVHSMAVMKQSDPPSSGSFDPNIGDLLKGLLEFNKATGSPFAINPYPFFAYQSDPRPDTLAFCLFQPNAGRVDAGTKIKYTNMFDAQVDAIRAALNSMGFKEVEIVIAETGWPYKGDSNEVGPSIENAKAYNGNLIAHLRSMVGTPLMPGKSVDTYLFAIYDEDLKPGPTSERSFGIFKPDLTMSYDIGLSKANNQVPTPKTPVSPSPNASPKAPVSLSPNPAPKAPVTPTLVPTPNTTVTPPSPKTEKSVKAGVSDSQSQANINVGMLVLSQILWYPMLHMR from the exons ATGCTCTGTTTTTGTACTTTGTACTTCGAAAAGCTATCTCTATTTATACTTCTTCTCCATCAATtatttttctccatcaaattaACATCCATGGCTAATTTGCTTCACAATTCATCCTTCTTCCTTCTTCTCTGTCTCTTGCATTTCGTACTCGTCGCGA AATCGCAGTCATTTATTGGTATAAATTATGGCCAAGTTGCGGATAATTTACCGGCACCGGAGGCAACAGCCAAGTTACTACAATCAACTTCAATTCAAAAAGTCCGGTTATACGGATCCGACCCGGCAATTATCAAAGCTTTAGCAAATACCGGTATCGGAATCATGATCGGAGTAGCCAACGGTGATATTCCGGCGATGGCATCAGACCCGAACTTTGCTAAAGGATGGCTGAGTTCAAACGTGCTTCCGTTTTATCCGGCGAGTGAAATTATCGTAATTAACGTCGGAAATGAGGTTATGTCTTCAAATGATCAGAATCTGATGACGAATTTGTTGCCGGCGATGCAAAATTTACAAAAAGCCCTAAATGATGTTTCAATTGGAGGGAAAATTAAGGTCTCTACGGTTCATTCTATGGCGGTTATGAAGCAATCGGATCCTCCGTCTTCTGGAAGTTTCGACCCGAATATTGGGGATTTGTTGAAAGGATTGTTGGAGTTCAATAAAGCTACTGGTTCTCCTTTCGCCATTAATCCTTATCCGTTTTTCGCTTATCAGAGTGATCCTAGACCTGATACTTTAGCTTTTTGCTTGTTTCAACCTAATGCTGGTCGAGTTGATGCTGGCACCAAGATCAAGTACACCAACATGTTCGATGCTCAG GTGGATGCAATAAGAGCAGCGCTTAACTCTATGGGATTCAAGGAAGTAGAGATTGTGATTGCGGAAACAGGGTGGCCTTATAAGGGAGACAGCAATGAAGTTGGTCCAAGTATTGAGAATGCAAAGGCTTACAATGGCAATTTGATTGCTCACTTGAGGTCAATGGTTGGTACTCCTTTGATGCCTGGCAAATCAGTAGATACCTATCTCTTTGCCATATATGATGAGGATCTCAAACCAGGACCAACTTCTGAGCGATCCTTCGGAATTTTTAAGCCTGATTTAACCATGAGTTATGATATTGGACTTTCTAAAGCCAACAACCAG GTTCCAAcaccaaaaactccggtgtctCCCTCGCCAAATGCATCCCCAAAAGCTCCTGTGTCTCTCTCACCAAATCCAGCACCAAAAGCTCCGGTGACTCCCACACTGGTTCCAACGCCAAACACCACAGTGACTCCCCCGTCACCAAAGACAGAGAAAAGTGTCAAGGCAGGTGTATCAGATTCTCAATCGCAAGCAAATATCAACGTAGGGATGCTTGTTTTGAGCCAAATACTGTGGTACCCCATGCTGCATATGCGATAA
- the TRM30 gene encoding uncharacterized protein TRM30 — translation MFSPKKTLLHSKTEGKIMSGKSDFAQKLLHDLKLRKERVAAAQSSGYSYSTPRDARANSGQTYRGSRQTKTLESVNSKVGSTSNRSFRVEDSSGQIVTYGTGRVRTSEKVGDLSMALAFAIENGGKFTKMDSGSSRNPVLTFLHQFSQRSMDISKTDRRTYHIPNSQFPSVSQVHINEVSKGIQKLNQILKACSNGLNFDRNSIEVGQDLLKGAMDLEESLRMLVNLQEASDHMIKPQNKNRITLLDEDEDEDAKIVDQKQLDLPRFSFDKPSKNSYVTKGTGKNDIKERLMALTYPDQTPKLHEKQPLSTNKSMSHKRSASCAPDFRNLDQKNQLKGTKSGSEKGRISNVIAKLMGLDELPQKEDNKASRKGSGPKKKQEPVLMRSAGFIGTRDAENRSSLNVDKNMISDILPVQDAKFMRKAEITRASPSRNNDMDSSGRVQQQEERSIAVNKDTGTVPSGLPMINNMMDRPHSKNIQLNQVNFQQKQKEQNQTSVKGKIIKTVEIKETISQTKKLQTSRVPPIDIVLQEDIIQKETDKFPLSNEQKALAKDEVHHMQKLKKSEGQDEKHQAGKKEKLPSNKTMQARTHKANQVETITSPKSRSSAASLKKKQSSRNQSILGTKNPTKSKNGAPAKDSSNGINQALAKHRNSSTFVGIMQSSENKNTDQNVLSKEVLSRSEKLNNISQSSKQEKPVNLPSTDRMDHHNKIHRTETSPKIDELSPTLQDTELQKDDKSCSGGAEQSTESQTREANADNIGSNEPDVSMEILDFQTELLGEIENSTSCNTIMEKECDNLTDSGTVISNENHQEKTPQEVEISMDQKVREDRPKILQATDQFNGIHQEASQNSKLFNDEQNKSFPAKFTGKGGIKISNVVRNDQETTLALVVQEPLTVPEKHFKETVIKNQLFLNTAEALFKLNIPISILHASDQNNQGEDVKLMIDCGYEIMKRKAIRQELAVHPYATISIGYTKTRSLDNLIKQLCNDFDTLKSYGGNEHMNDERDEADYLHNMIGKDMSNRNSDVNSMWDSGWSTEQIMFSFLEKDDVVKDVEKHLLNGLINEITMDLLLIAISV, via the exons ATGTTTAGTCCCAAAAAAACTCTGTTACATAGTAAAACAGAGGGGAAAATTATGTCAGGGAAGTCGGATTTCGCGCAGAAACTGCTGCATGATCTTAAGCTTCGTAAGGAACGAGTAGCTGCTGCTCAAAGTTCAGGCTATTCATACTCCACACCTAGAG ATGCTCGTGCTAATTCGGGACAAACTTACAGAGGATCTCGACAGACAAAAACTTTAGAATCC GTTAATTCAAAAGTAGGTAGCACCAGCAACAGATCATTTCGCGTGGAAGATTCTTCAGGACAGATTGTTACCTATGGTACTGGGAGAGTCCGGACTTCTGAGAAAGTGGGAGATCTTTCCATGGCCCTCGCTTTTGCTATTGAAAACGGAGGAAAGTTCACTAAAATGGACTCGGGCTCAAGCAGAAATCCTGTGCTAACATTTCTTCATCAATTCAGTCAGAGATCAATGGACATAAGTAAGACAGATAGGAGAACGTATCATATTCCGAATAGTCAGTTCCCTTCTGTCTCTCAAGTTCACATCAACGAAGTGTCAAAAGGGATACAAAAACTAAACCAGATTCTGAAAGCCTGTTCCAATGGCCTGAATTTCGATAGGAACTCAATTGAAGTTGGTCAGGATTTGTTGAAAGGAGCTATGGATTTGGAAGAGTCCCTGAGGATGCTCGTAAATCTGCAGGAAGCTTCGGATCATATGATCAAGCCTCAAAACAAAAACAGGATCACATTGCTCGacgaggatgaggatgaggatgccAAGATAGTTGATCAGAAGCAACTAGACCTGCCAAGATTTTCATTTGATAAGCCCTCGAAAAACTCTTATGTCACCAAAGGGACAGGAAAAAATGACATTAAAGAGCGGCTCATGGCTCTGACTTACCCTGATCAAACTCCTAAACTGCACGAAAAGCAACCTCTCAGCACAAACAAGTCGATGTCCCATAAAAGATCAGCTAGTTGTGCTCCAGACTTCAGAAATCTGGACCAGAAGAACCAGTTGAAAGGAACAAAATCTGGATCAGAGAAAGGAAGAATTTCCAATGTCATTGCAAAACTAATGGGACTCGATGAACTCCCGCAGAAGGAAGATAACAAGGCATCAAGGAAAGGATCAGGTCCCAAAAAGAAGCAAGAGCCAGTACTAATGAGAAGTGCAGGTTTTATTGGCACCCGGGACGCTGAGAACAGGTCATCTCTTAATGTTGACAAAAACATGATAAGTGATATACTACCAGTTCAGGATGCAAAATTCATGCGCAAAGCTGAGATTACCCGTGCATCTCCAAGCAGGAACAATGATATGGATTCTTCTGGTAGAGTTCAACAACAGGAGGAGCGGAGTATAGCGGTCAACAAAGATACAGGAACAGTGCCCTCAGGCTTGCCAATGATCAACAACATGATGGATAGGCCACATAGCAAAAACATCCAACTAAATCAAGTTAATTTCCAACAGaaacagaaagaacaaaacCAGACAAGTGTTAAGGGGAAAATCATAAAAACAGTCGAAATCAAGGAGACTATCTCTCAGACAAAAAAGCTACAAACATCGAGGGTGCCTCCAATCGATATTGTGTTACAAGAAGATATAATTCAGAAAGAAACAGACAAATTTCCTTTGAGCAATGAACAGAAGGCCTTAGCTAAGGATGAAGTGCATCACATGCAGAAGCTTAAAAAATCCGAGGGACAAGATGAGAAGCATCAAGCAGGTAAGAAAGAGAAGTTACCCTCAAACAAAACTATGCAGGCAAGGACACACAAAGCAAATCAAGTGGAAACCATAACTTCACCAAAATCAAGGAGCAGTGCAGCAAGTTTAAAGAAGAAGCAGTCTTCTCGGAACCAATCCATTCTTGGTACGAAAAATCCTACCAAGTCCAAAAATGGAGCACCTGCAAAAGATTCTTCAAATGGAATAAATCAAGCTCTTGCCAAGCACCGGAACTCTTCTACCTTTGTAGGGATCATGCAAAGCAGCGAGAACAAAAATACCGATCAAAATGTGTTGTCAAAGGAAGTATTGTCTCGATCAGAGAAGCTAAACAACATCAGTCAATCGTCCAAGCAAGAGAAGCCAGTCAATCTGCCATCCACAGATAGGATGGATCATCATAACAAAATTCATAGAACTGAGACCTCTCCGAAAATAGATGAGTTATCCCCAACTTTGCAAGACACAGAGCTGCAGAAGGATGACAAAAGCTGCTCTGGTGGAGCAGAACAGTCAACTGAAAGCCAGACAAGAGAAGCAAATGCAGACAACATAGGATCTAATGAGCCAGATGTGAGCATGGAGATACTCGACTTCCAAACCGAGCTACTTGGTGAAATAGAGAACAGTACCTCCTGCAACACAATTATGGAAAAGGAATGTGACAACCTGACAGATTCTGGAACTgtgatttcaaatgaaaat CATCAAGAAAAAACGCCACAAGAAGTTGAAATATCCATGGACCAGAAAGTCAGAGAAGATAGGCCAAAGATATTACAAGCTACAGACCAATTTAATG GGATTCATCAAGAAGCCTCACAGAACAGTAAACTTTTCAATGATGAACAAAATAAAAGTTTTCCTGCCAAATTTACAG GAAAAGGAGGTATAAAAATCTCCAATGTTGTTAGAAATGATCAAGAAACAACTCTCGCATTAGTGGTACAAGAACCATTAACAGTTCCTGAAAAGCACTTCAAGGAGACGGTTATTAAAAATCAACTATTTCTAAACACAGCAGAGGCGCTTTTCAAGCTCAACATACCAATCAGCATTCTCCATGCCAGTGATCAAAACAACCAAGGGGAAGACGTTAAGCTTATGATAGACTGCGGCTATGAGATAATGAAAAGGAAAGCGATAAGACAGGAGCTAGCAGTCCATCCGTATGCCACAATATCCATAGGATATACAAAGACAAGGTCTTTGGACAATCTTATCAAGCAACTCTGCAATGATTTTGACACATTAAAGTCTTATGGAGGCAATGAACATATGAATGATGAACGCGATGAAGCAGACTACTTGCATAACATGATCGGTAAAGATATGTCGAACAGAAATTCAGATGTTAACTCCATGTGGGATTCTGGATGGAGTACTGAACAAATAATGTTTAGTTTTCTTGAAAAGGATGATGTTGTAAAGGATGTGGAGAAGCATTTGCTCAATGGACTCATCAACGAGATCACGATGGATTTATTACTAATAGCCATTTCAGTTTGA